In Camelus dromedarius isolate mCamDro1 chromosome 4, mCamDro1.pat, whole genome shotgun sequence, the following are encoded in one genomic region:
- the LOC135321228 gene encoding small cysteine and glycine repeat-containing protein 6-like produces the protein MGCCGCGGCGGGCGCGGCGGGCGCGGCGGGCGGCDSCTSYRCYRGGSCCGCCGGCCGSCCNTPVVCCYRRTCRRHSCDCGCGCGKGCCQQKCCCQQRCCKRQCCH, from the coding sequence ATGGGCTGCTGTGGTTGTGGTGGCTGcggtggtggctgtggctgtggtggCTGcggtggtggctgtggctgtggtggCTGCGGTGGTGGCTGTGGCGGCTGTGACAGCTGCACTTCGTACAGGTGCTACCGGGGAGGCTCCTGCTGCGGCTGCTGTGGGGGCTGCTGCGGGAGCTGCTGCAACACCCCCGTGGTCTGCTGCTACCGCCGCACGTGCCGCCGCCACTCGTGTgactgcggctgcggctgcgggaAGGGCTGCTGTCAGCAGAAGTGCTGCTGTCAGCAGAGGTGCTGCAAGAGGCAGTGCTGCCACTAG
- the LOC116152960 gene encoding small cysteine and glycine repeat-containing protein 6-like has product MGCCGCGGCGGGCGCGGCSGGCGCGGCGGGCGGGCGGCDSCTSYRCYRGRSCCGCCGGCCGSCCNTPVVCCYRRTCRHHSCDCGCGCGKGCCQQKCCCQQRCCKRQCCH; this is encoded by the coding sequence ATGGGCTGCTGTGGTTGTGGTGGCTGcggtggtggctgtggctgcggTGGCTGCAGTGGTGGCTGCGGCTGTGGTGGCTGCGGCGGTGGCTGTGGCGGTGGCTGTGGCGGCTGTGACAGCTGCACCTCGTACAGGTGCTACCGGGGGCGCTCCTGCTGTGGCTGCTGTGGGGGCTGCTGCGGGAGCTGCTGCAACACCCCCGTGGTCTGCTGCTACCGCCGCACGTGCCGCCACCACTCGTGTgactgcggctgcggctgcgggaAGGGCTGCTGTCAGCAGAAGTGCTGCTGTCAGCAGAGGTGCTGCAAGAGGCAGTGCTGCCACTAG